From Hippea alviniae EP5-r, one genomic window encodes:
- the minE gene encoding cell division topological specificity factor MinE: MLLDFFRKKRKSSAEQAKERLQIILAHERVSNKAPFLDDLRKDLIKVIAKYVEIDPDQIDVKLQKDNAIEILEINIPINK, from the coding sequence ATGCTGTTGGATTTTTTTAGAAAGAAGAGAAAGAGTTCTGCTGAACAGGCAAAAGAGAGACTTCAAATCATATTAGCTCACGAAAGAGTCTCAAACAAGGCGCCTTTTCTTGATGATTTGAGAAAGGATTTAATAAAGGTTATAGCGAAGTATGTTGAGATAGACCCAGACCAGATAGATGTGAAGCTTCAGAAGGATAACGCTATTGAGATTTTAGAGATAAATATACCTATCAATAAGTAA
- the minD gene encoding septum site-determining protein MinD, which produces MAGKVLTITSGKGGVGKSTTTANLALGLALLGKKVVAIDLDIGLRNLDMILGLENRIVYDVVNVVEKACKIKQALIKDKRTDNLYLIAAAQTRDKSAVKPEQVIELTDELKKEFDFILLDSPAGIEGGFRNAMLPADEVIIVTTPEISAVRDADRVIGILEANNKKEMSLIINRVNPTLVKKGDMMSKDDVLQVLSIPLIGVVPEDENIVSYTNIGEPSILHPNSQSGKAYKNIVQRILGKDVPFMEIVEKKGLFEKIISFFKE; this is translated from the coding sequence ATGGCAGGGAAGGTTCTTACGATAACATCGGGTAAGGGCGGTGTTGGAAAATCGACGACAACGGCGAACTTGGCACTTGGTCTTGCATTGCTTGGTAAAAAGGTTGTTGCTATTGATTTGGATATTGGCCTTAGAAATCTTGATATGATTTTAGGACTTGAAAACAGGATTGTGTATGATGTTGTTAATGTTGTTGAAAAGGCATGCAAGATTAAGCAAGCTCTAATAAAGGATAAAAGGACGGACAATCTGTATCTTATAGCTGCAGCTCAGACAAGGGATAAATCCGCTGTCAAACCAGAACAGGTGATAGAGCTTACTGATGAATTGAAAAAGGAGTTTGACTTTATTCTGCTTGATTCGCCAGCCGGTATAGAAGGCGGGTTTAGAAACGCCATGTTGCCTGCAGATGAAGTGATAATAGTTACAACACCAGAGATATCCGCCGTAAGAGATGCGGATAGAGTTATAGGGATTCTGGAAGCAAACAACAAAAAAGAGATGAGTTTGATAATCAACCGTGTCAATCCAACACTCGTCAAAAAGGGCGATATGATGAGTAAAGACGATGTGCTTCAGGTTTTGAGTATTCCTTTGATAGGTGTTGTGCCAGAAGATGAAAATATTGTAAGCTATACAAACATTGGAGAGCCTTCCATATTGCATCCGAACTCCCAATCGGGTAAGGCGTATAAGAATATCGTTCAAAGGATTCTGGGCAAGGATGTTCCGTTTATGGAGATAGTTGAGAAAAAAGGGTTGTTTGAAAAAATAATAAGCTTTTTTAAGGAATAG
- a CDS encoding Trm112 family protein, which yields MAISKELLKIIACPKCKGDLKLSEDEKFLICENCKLKYPIEDDIPILIVDEALKLENE from the coding sequence ATGGCTATAAGTAAAGAGCTTTTAAAAATCATAGCATGTCCAAAGTGCAAAGGAGACCTTAAGCTGAGCGAAGATGAGAAGTTTTTAATCTGTGAAAATTGTAAACTTAAGTATCCCATTGAAGATGATATACCTATCCTAATAGTTGACGAAGCCTTAAAACTGGAAAATGAGTAA
- a CDS encoding DMT family transporter — protein sequence MSKSLLYALLCVVLWAFIPVASKEALKNLNNFSFLFFSNLISAAVMFIYLLSQRKSLKLNSPTEYAFLTFLGFLGSFAYYVLLYKAFSLSTAQEIFIINYSWPILIVALSIPILKESISAVKIVSILVSFFGVLIIASKGNPFKLNFTSITGDMLSFAGALCFALFSVLGKKNKTDPEVAVFYYFLSASVFSLFTLPLFRIESLDTNTLFWTFINGAFINGISYIFWFKALKSGETSLISNTVYLTPFVSLVFISIFLGEKIHFYSLFALLFIVGGILLQSFKRFTY from the coding sequence ATGAGTAAATCACTACTCTATGCCCTGCTCTGCGTTGTTCTGTGGGCATTTATACCCGTTGCATCAAAAGAAGCTCTAAAAAATCTCAATAATTTTTCCTTTCTGTTTTTTTCAAACCTGATATCGGCAGCGGTTATGTTTATTTATCTTCTCTCTCAAAGAAAATCATTAAAACTCAACTCGCCAACGGAGTATGCTTTTTTAACATTCTTGGGTTTTCTTGGAAGTTTTGCTTATTATGTATTGCTTTACAAAGCATTTAGTCTATCAACGGCTCAGGAAATTTTCATAATAAACTACAGCTGGCCAATCCTGATTGTTGCCTTAAGTATACCTATACTCAAGGAGAGTATCTCAGCAGTAAAGATAGTCTCAATACTTGTAAGCTTTTTTGGTGTCCTTATTATAGCATCAAAAGGCAACCCATTCAAACTGAACTTTACAAGTATAACAGGTGATATGTTGTCTTTTGCTGGTGCTTTGTGTTTTGCCCTTTTCTCTGTGCTTGGCAAGAAAAACAAAACAGACCCAGAAGTTGCAGTATTCTACTATTTTCTTTCTGCTTCTGTGTTTTCTCTATTCACCCTGCCACTCTTTAGAATTGAAAGCCTTGATACAAATACACTCTTCTGGACATTTATAAATGGAGCCTTCATAAACGGTATATCCTATATATTCTGGTTTAAAGCATTGAAAAGCGGAGAAACTTCCCTTATTTCAAATACGGTTTATCTTACACCTTTTGTCTCTTTGGTATTTATCTCTATCTTTTTGGGTGAGAAGATACACTTCTATAGCCTTTTTGCGCTTCTGTTCATCGTTGGCGGAATTTTGCTCCAAAGCTTTAAGAGATTTACTTATTGA
- a CDS encoding glucosaminidase domain-containing protein, translating to MVIFLAVLLDEEMFRCIFSDGMRKNDRLVLKPKTNILAVIFIILFAIAFIAGIALLAFGQERYALKNGVILYSVKNVEQLKERLAIYDYYKSYPFGVEPYLLKSLPKDFAKLPAAERKKLFIKVMLPIALTVKQQFDREHALFEKIKAKIDSHKELTFVEKELLEYGYKRYRCKTINELVKKSGSVPISLLIAQAGIESGWGSSRFAIYYNNIYGIHKKHPKPNDIVRRFKSLYDATVCYVLNLDRSAAYKRFREARYRMGDYPNPYKLAEYLTMYSTKRKEYTKLIQQIIASNDLTAFDKLSPAGVVAETSAGSYSLQ from the coding sequence TTGGTTATTTTTTTAGCCGTTTTGCTTGACGAAGAGATGTTTAGGTGTATATTTAGCGACGGTATGAGAAAGAACGACAGGCTTGTTTTAAAACCCAAGACGAACATTTTGGCTGTAATATTTATCATTCTGTTTGCCATAGCTTTTATAGCTGGAATAGCCCTTCTTGCTTTTGGGCAGGAGAGATATGCGCTTAAAAACGGCGTTATTCTCTATAGTGTGAAAAATGTTGAGCAGCTCAAAGAGAGATTGGCAATTTATGATTATTACAAGTCTTATCCCTTTGGCGTTGAGCCGTATCTCTTAAAAAGCCTTCCTAAGGACTTTGCAAAGCTTCCCGCAGCAGAAAGAAAAAAACTCTTTATAAAGGTTATGCTTCCTATAGCTTTAACCGTGAAACAGCAGTTTGACAGAGAGCATGCACTTTTTGAAAAGATAAAGGCTAAGATTGATTCTCACAAAGAGCTTACTTTCGTTGAAAAGGAGTTGCTTGAATACGGCTATAAGAGATACAGATGTAAAACGATTAATGAGCTTGTTAAAAAATCTGGCAGTGTGCCGATAAGTTTACTTATAGCTCAAGCTGGTATAGAATCAGGGTGGGGCAGTTCGAGATTTGCCATCTATTACAACAACATCTATGGCATACACAAAAAACACCCAAAGCCCAACGACATTGTAAGAAGATTTAAAAGTTTATACGATGCAACGGTCTGCTATGTTCTAAATTTAGACAGAAGCGCTGCTTATAAGCGTTTTAGGGAAGCGCGTTATAGAATGGGTGATTATCCAAACCCTTACAAGCTTGCCGAGTATTTGACAATGTATTCAACGAAGAGAAAAGAGTACACAAAACTAATTCAACAGATAATAGCATCAAACGATTTGACTGCATTTGATAAACTCTCACCTGCCGGTGTTGTTGCAGAGACTTCAGCAGGCTCTTACTCTCTACAATAA
- a CDS encoding DUF2726 domain-containing protein: protein MIVSLIILVIVYYFITKNYSIKAKDDFDVYKTKDFLLNKTEKIAYDRILHFFKEQKKPFTILPKVRLTDFIWTPKENRNAYLRIQTKFVDFLILSFPQLQPKLAIFIVNPENKAKMQSLNIIEPTLRSAGIKLIKIEPKEIFEDELIEKIKEGLKWL, encoded by the coding sequence GTGATAGTTTCACTCATTATCCTTGTTATAGTCTATTACTTCATCACAAAGAATTACAGCATAAAGGCAAAAGATGACTTTGATGTCTATAAAACAAAGGATTTTCTTCTAAACAAAACAGAGAAAATAGCATACGACAGGATACTGCACTTTTTTAAGGAGCAGAAAAAACCTTTCACAATCTTGCCAAAGGTTAGACTCACAGATTTTATTTGGACACCAAAGGAGAACAGAAACGCATATCTAAGAATTCAAACAAAATTTGTCGATTTTCTTATTCTCTCATTTCCACAACTGCAACCCAAACTTGCCATCTTCATAGTCAACCCAGAAAACAAGGCAAAGATGCAATCCTTAAACATAATAGAACCAACACTAAGATCTGCAGGCATAAAGCTGATAAAAATAGAGCCAAAAGAGATTTTTGAAGATGAGCTAATAGAAAAAATCAAGGAGGGTCTAAAATGGCTATAA